One stretch of Geoalkalibacter ferrihydriticus DSM 17813 DNA includes these proteins:
- a CDS encoding type II toxin-antitoxin system HipA family toxin, with translation MNSEYSEVFVWIWLPEETMPVVAGKLTSLGRAYNFNYGKSYLQRDNAIAIYDAELPLRPGLIPLLTGLSIPGCLRDAAPDAWGRRVILNKRFGHKGTGVDPAALGELTYFIESGSDRIGALDFQLSPTQYEPRQPTGASLEELAEATERVEKGIPLTEELAQALQHGTSIGGARPKAVVQNDTQKFIAKFSASSDLYSVVKAEFIAMRLAAIAGLNVAPVSLQSVAGKDVLLVERFDRTATYKGWQRKSIVSALTILELDEMMARYASYEILTEHIRTKFKDAPTTLRELFSRLVFNILVGNTDDHARNHAAYWDGQMLSLTPAYDVCPQSRHGQIASQAMLIIGNDRSSRIGTCLEAAHNFLISEEEAMQIVENQIVCIVENWPMVCDEASLSEVDRNLLWGNQILNPFVFDGLESANLQDIANTTNRKQ, from the coding sequence ATGAATTCTGAGTATTCCGAAGTATTTGTGTGGATTTGGCTTCCCGAAGAAACAATGCCGGTGGTGGCGGGAAAACTCACCTCCCTAGGCCGGGCATATAACTTCAACTACGGTAAAAGCTATCTGCAACGCGATAACGCAATTGCAATTTACGACGCCGAACTGCCCCTACGCCCGGGTCTAATCCCCCTGCTTACGGGCCTTAGTATTCCCGGCTGTTTGCGGGATGCGGCACCAGATGCTTGGGGGCGCCGTGTAATATTAAACAAGAGATTCGGGCACAAAGGGACTGGTGTTGATCCAGCAGCCCTCGGTGAACTCACGTATTTTATTGAGTCGGGGTCTGACCGCATCGGAGCTTTGGATTTTCAACTCTCGCCTACGCAGTACGAACCTAGACAACCCACTGGTGCATCACTTGAAGAACTTGCTGAGGCAACAGAACGAGTAGAAAAGGGCATACCGTTGACAGAGGAGCTTGCTCAAGCTCTGCAACATGGCACATCCATAGGAGGAGCGCGGCCCAAAGCCGTTGTTCAGAATGATACTCAGAAATTCATCGCTAAGTTTTCCGCCTCTTCCGACCTCTATTCCGTGGTCAAGGCAGAGTTCATTGCCATGCGCCTAGCTGCTATTGCGGGATTGAATGTGGCACCGGTTTCGTTGCAGAGCGTCGCTGGCAAGGATGTATTGCTTGTGGAGCGATTTGACCGGACGGCTACATATAAAGGATGGCAGCGCAAGAGTATTGTTTCGGCATTGACCATTTTGGAACTGGACGAAATGATGGCCCGCTATGCTAGCTACGAAATCCTAACTGAGCATATTAGAACTAAATTCAAGGATGCGCCCACGACACTTAGGGAGTTGTTTTCACGCCTCGTCTTCAACATCCTAGTTGGCAATACCGATGATCATGCCCGTAACCACGCAGCTTACTGGGACGGACAGATGCTATCGCTTACCCCCGCTTACGACGTTTGCCCACAATCTCGGCATGGGCAAATTGCCTCTCAGGCAATGCTGATCATAGGTAATGATCGATCAAGCAGGATTGGTACCTGTCTGGAAGCCGCGCATAATTTTCTGATCTCGGAAGAGGAAGCCATGCAGATTGTTGAGAATCAGATAGTCTGCATAGTGGAGAATTGGCCCATGGTCTGCGACGAGGCCTCTTTAAGTGAAGTAGATCGGAATCTTCTTTGGGGAAATCAGATTCTAAACCCATTCGTTTTCGATGGTTTAGAATCTGCCAACCTGCAGGACATTGCAAATACTACAAATCGTAAACAGTAG
- a CDS encoding NAD(P)/FAD-dependent oxidoreductase: protein MARKKVAIVGMGFGGIRAARILAGHGLDVTLVDRNNYHLFQPLLYQVATAGLEQESIAYPIRAMARHWPDTRFLLAEVTAIDIDARRIRTVTGDISYDYLVVGAGSITNFFGLQSVERHAFDLKELAHAEELRNHILTAFERAVREPDPARKRALMTFVIVGGGPTGVEFAGALIELVHFVLAKDYPELSTQAARVVLVEANDQLLAAMPEKQRLYTLKKLRSMSVEVLLNASVVDASQERVTLADGAVIPAHTLFWSAGVKAAPIAAHLGTSRKHGGRVPVEPDLSLPGHPEVFVIGDMAYLEQDGSALPMTAPVAMQMGIYAGKAILAREDRQSLRPFHYRDKGSMATIGRSAAVASAFGMQFRGHLAWLVWLLLHLYYLIGFRNRTVVMLNWIWYYWFHERQVRLITRRRSSP, encoded by the coding sequence ATGGCGAGGAAAAAGGTTGCCATCGTGGGCATGGGATTTGGGGGGATTCGTGCGGCACGTATTCTGGCAGGCCATGGACTCGATGTCACTCTCGTGGACCGGAACAATTATCACTTGTTCCAGCCGCTGCTCTACCAGGTGGCAACCGCCGGTCTCGAACAGGAATCCATCGCTTATCCCATACGTGCCATGGCTCGACACTGGCCAGATACCCGTTTCCTTCTGGCCGAGGTCACTGCCATCGATATCGACGCTCGCCGAATACGGACGGTCACTGGAGACATATCGTACGACTATCTGGTTGTCGGAGCCGGAAGCATAACAAATTTCTTCGGTCTGCAATCCGTTGAACGCCACGCTTTCGATCTCAAGGAACTGGCACATGCGGAAGAGTTGCGCAACCATATCCTGACCGCCTTTGAACGGGCGGTCAGGGAGCCGGACCCTGCCAGAAAACGTGCTCTGATGACTTTCGTAATCGTCGGGGGGGGACCGACCGGCGTCGAATTCGCCGGGGCCCTTATCGAGTTGGTCCATTTCGTTCTCGCTAAGGATTACCCGGAACTCAGTACACAGGCGGCCAGAGTGGTGCTAGTGGAGGCCAACGATCAGCTATTGGCAGCCATGCCTGAAAAACAGCGCCTGTATACACTTAAGAAGCTGCGCAGCATGTCGGTGGAGGTCCTACTCAACGCGAGCGTGGTCGACGCTAGCCAGGAGCGGGTGACTCTCGCGGACGGGGCGGTCATCCCGGCCCACACCCTGTTCTGGTCGGCGGGCGTCAAGGCGGCCCCGATAGCCGCTCATCTGGGGACCTCTCGAAAACACGGAGGGCGCGTTCCCGTCGAACCGGATCTCTCCCTGCCAGGTCATCCGGAGGTTTTTGTCATCGGCGATATGGCTTATCTGGAACAGGACGGCTCTGCTCTCCCCATGACAGCTCCTGTCGCCATGCAGATGGGAATCTACGCGGGGAAAGCGATTCTGGCCAGAGAAGATAGACAGTCTCTGCGGCCTTTCCATTATCGAGATAAAGGGAGTATGGCCACGATTGGCCGCAGCGCTGCCGTCGCCAGCGCTTTCGGCATGCAATTTCGAGGTCATTTGGCCTGGCTGGTCTGGTTGCTGTTGCATCTTTATTACCTGATTGGTTTTCGCAATCGTACTGTCGTCATGCTCAACTGGATCTGGTATTACTGGTTCCATGAACGTCAGGTTCGGCTGATTACCCGGCGGCGATCCTCTCCGTAA
- a CDS encoding ATP-binding protein, whose product MKDKTSDVELMTGETQRLLHELEVSRAELEMQNVELRQSRDDAERFLEKYSDLYEFAPVGYLTLDRKGTITSVNLRGASLLGVARPRLLGQRFGSLITGQDGQIFTEFLEYSFCNQDKTSCEVALKNEENRSFFVQLEAMATISGEECGLALLDITERKLAAANMREYASRLIAMEEQLRVKLAAELHDEICRDLTVLGLNMAIINDAMTATAPKKLISRIKDSVKIVKGISHTVRNIMVGLRPPMLDDFGLLAAVRWHADLFSKRTGVEVSIQADEPFPRFMVEKETALFRISQEALMNVSKHANTQTVTIMLKNTNGIILFDIVDQGKGFLAEKSSLNQTGCGWGMTIMRERAELNGGHFHVDSAPGKGTRISVVMPSEVM is encoded by the coding sequence GTGAAGGATAAAACGTCTGACGTGGAATTAATGACTGGTGAGACACAAAGACTCCTTCACGAACTTGAAGTCAGCCGAGCCGAACTGGAGATGCAAAATGTGGAGCTTCGTCAGTCCAGGGATGATGCGGAGAGGTTTCTTGAAAAATACTCCGACCTCTACGAATTTGCTCCGGTAGGCTACTTAACCCTTGACCGTAAAGGAACCATCACCTCCGTAAACCTCAGAGGCGCGAGCTTGTTGGGTGTTGCACGCCCTCGTCTGCTCGGCCAGCGTTTTGGATCATTAATTACGGGCCAAGACGGTCAAATTTTTACAGAATTCCTCGAATACTCATTTTGCAACCAGGATAAAACATCTTGCGAAGTCGCATTGAAAAACGAGGAAAATCGTTCGTTTTTCGTACAACTCGAAGCCATGGCAACTATTTCGGGGGAGGAGTGCGGACTTGCTCTGTTAGACATCACCGAACGCAAACTTGCCGCGGCAAATATGCGCGAATATGCAAGTCGACTGATAGCAATGGAGGAGCAGCTCAGGGTTAAACTTGCCGCGGAGTTGCACGACGAGATATGTCGCGATCTGACGGTCCTTGGCTTGAATATGGCGATCATCAACGACGCCATGACCGCTACCGCGCCGAAGAAACTCATTTCAAGAATCAAGGACTCAGTAAAAATAGTCAAAGGCATAAGCCACACAGTCAGAAACATAATGGTGGGCCTTCGACCGCCGATGCTGGACGATTTTGGCCTGCTGGCCGCCGTGCGCTGGCACGCTGATCTGTTTTCAAAACGCACAGGCGTTGAGGTTTCTATCCAAGCTGACGAACCTTTCCCACGGTTTATGGTTGAAAAGGAAACAGCTCTCTTTCGCATATCGCAAGAGGCCCTCATGAATGTTTCCAAGCATGCAAATACACAGACCGTGACGATTATGCTGAAAAACACAAACGGTATCATTTTGTTTGATATTGTAGATCAAGGAAAAGGGTTTTTAGCTGAAAAATCATCACTTAACCAGACCGGTTGCGGATGGGGAATGACAATTATGCGTGAGCGTGCCGAGTTGAATGGTGGACATTTCCATGTAGATTCTGCACCTGGAAAAGGCACCAGGATTTCTGTTGTAATGCCCTCGGAAGTTATGTAA
- a CDS encoding response regulator transcription factor encodes MPIRILLADDHAVVREGLRTLLEAQGDMKVVGEAGNGREALNKAVLLNPNIILMDIAMPEVSGIDATRMILLQVPAAKILVLSTYHTTEYVSRAMQAGARAFIHKASAGFSVVNAVRAVMKGRLYFSDEIVAPKLKRTGSPVCPKTPLESLSRRERETLQLVVEGNTNATIAEKLNVSQKSVETYRSRLMVKLDIDNVPALVIFALQHGVISLP; translated from the coding sequence ATGCCGATAAGAATCCTACTTGCCGATGACCATGCAGTCGTACGGGAAGGCCTCCGGACGCTACTCGAAGCTCAGGGCGATATGAAAGTTGTCGGTGAAGCCGGAAACGGTCGCGAAGCGCTGAATAAAGCTGTATTGCTGAACCCGAATATTATCCTTATGGACATCGCGATGCCGGAAGTAAGTGGGATCGACGCGACGCGAATGATACTCTTGCAAGTACCTGCGGCCAAAATACTTGTTCTTTCCACGTATCATACCACTGAGTATGTAAGTCGCGCGATGCAGGCCGGGGCTCGGGCCTTTATCCACAAGGCATCGGCGGGATTCAGCGTTGTCAATGCGGTACGAGCGGTCATGAAAGGCCGTCTATATTTCAGTGATGAAATTGTTGCACCGAAATTAAAACGCACCGGGAGTCCGGTTTGCCCTAAAACGCCCCTGGAAAGCTTGAGCCGACGTGAACGCGAGACCTTACAGTTGGTCGTGGAAGGTAATACGAATGCAACGATTGCCGAAAAACTTAATGTCTCTCAAAAAAGTGTTGAAACCTATCGCAGCAGGCTTATGGTGAAACTTGACATCGATAACGTTCCCGCCCTGGTCATCTTCGCACTTCAGCACGGCGTCATCTCCCTTCCATGA